GAAAGCACCTAATAAATCTTGCTCAATGCTTCCTTTTAAATCAAGAGTGTTGCAAAAGAATATCCCATCGCCGTTAATAATTCCATTGGATTCAATGAAATTTTCTGCTTTAACAAGGTTTCCGTTTATTGTTTCGTTTGTTGGTAGTGTAAAGCTATCGGCATTTACAGTAAATGTGAAAATAAAAACAAAAAATACAGCACATAATAATCTTTTCATATAGATTAATTATGTACTGTATATTTCTATTTATTCTCAATTTTTATATTATTTTATCTCAACATCAATACGGTTTCGTTTTTCAAAGAAGCAAATATTATCAATTTTGCACTTCTTAAGAGCAGTTAAAACATTTTCAAAGCCATTTCCGATATTTTGAGCGCAGTGAGCATCTGAGCCTAAGCTTACTGTCTTACCGCCTAAAGCGGCATATCTTTCTACAATTGAATACTCGGGCAGAGTGCGCATAATACCTTTATAAAGATTTGAGGTGTTGACCTCTATCACCTTGTTTTTTTCAATTACAGCCTTAAGAATTTTATCAATTTGCTCGTTAAATTCATCAACATCAGGCTGATTTGAAAAAGAACTGATATATCTGAAAGGATAGTCTAAATGAGTTAAAACGTCAAAATCAAAGGTTTCAACCATTTTTAAAAGTATGTCAAAATAGCGCTCGAGTAATTCCCTTGTGTTTAGCTTGGAGTAATCAAGAAAATAAAAATCTTCGTATTGTGGATTGTTATGTAAAGACATTAGAATAATGTCATAATCACAAAAATTTAAAGCCTGTTTGTAAAGCTCTTCATTTTCAAAGGGCTGAGCAATTTCAACACCTAAATAAATATTTGGAAATTT
This region of Oscillospiraceae bacterium genomic DNA includes:
- a CDS encoding histidinol-phosphatase HisJ family protein; translation: MLYFDNHIHTEFSFDSQEKMENACLFALDKKMGGISFTDHFDCNYPKEERINLTEYKRAFDICKEKFPNIYLGVEIAQPFENEELYKQALNFCDYDIILMSLHNNPQYEDFYFLDYSKLNTRELLERYFDILLKMVETFDFDVLTHLDYPFRYISSFSNQPDVDEFNEQIDKILKAVIEKNKVIEVNTSNLYKGIMRTLPEYSIVERYAALGGKTVSLGSDAHCAQNIGNGFENVLTALKKCKIDNICFFEKRNRIDVEIK